One genomic window of Punica granatum isolate Tunisia-2019 chromosome 1, ASM765513v2, whole genome shotgun sequence includes the following:
- the LOC116193070 gene encoding uncharacterized protein LOC116193070 translates to MEPTVAVFDGLKGFAKSTQDFVSGLIHHHDPSSSRNNPIEILKRLQREAFSDLMRLRDRQDKIERLLSIYKTSNKGPFEEAGTRVRGEVDVSGAVLKMDTVDQQNFDALRRAGIRTGVNARFTFETQIRGKDYFVAELMASQKAAEDFTDFSGNLPLSLSKVFYKANITDWFSAAAIPIGAHCRDIGNDSSSSRQGKGLTDNSSLGPPLVSQPPGSAFGVTARKANFMATLGHLVSGLEMPLDPHGIRHIFSTFGQVVCDLPREMKLSIVGVHQIPIISDQRLSLGPFAIPLSPLKRRQDSDVSVISTPGASSGSIAVMLESQLDEDTRIGGWVEMKSSDNKNMKWAIAVSDDSEDEFGWGLCLSGATEGSNRLNRFQVESYLKFNVGKRFTVKPGLVHVMDGSSRITALLVRSNWSL, encoded by the exons ATGGAACCTACAGTCGCGGTGTTTGACGGTCTCAAAGGCTTCGCAAAGTCGACCCAGGACTTCGTCTCCGGTCTCATTCACCACCACGACCCCTCATCCTCCCGCAACAATCCG ATTGAAATCTTGAAGCGGCTCCAGAGAGAAGCATTTTCCGATCTCATGAGACTGCGGGACAGACAGGACAAGATTGAAAGGCTTCTTTCCATCTACAAGACTTCGAACAAAGGTCCCTTCGAAGAAGCTGGTACCCGTGTGAGGGGGGAGGTTGATGTTTCAGGAGCTGTACTGAAGATGGATACTGTTGATCAGCAAAACTTCGATGCTCTTAGAAGAGCAGGAATAAGGACTGGAGTCAATGCAAGGTTCACTTTTGAAACTCAAATACGAGGTAAAGATTACTTTGTGGCGGAGCTAATGGCCAGCCAAAAAGCTGCAGAAGACTTTACCGATTTCTCAGGAAATTTACCGCTATCCCTCTCGAAAGTATTTTACAAGGCAAATATTACCGACTGGTTTTCTGCTGCGGCAATCCCGATTGGAGCTCACTGCAGAGATATAGGGAATGATTCAAGCTCTTCCCGTCAG GGAAAAGGCCTCACTGATAATTCATCGCTTGGACCTCCCTTGGTAAGTCAACCGCCTGGAAGTGCATTTGGAGTAACAGCAAGAAAAGCAAATTTTATGGCTACGCTGGGGCATCTTGTTTCTGGACTGGAGATGCCATTAGATCCTCATGGAATTAGGCATATTTTCAGTACCTTTGGGCAAGTGGTATGTGATTTGCCCAGAGAGATGAAGTTATCCATTGTGGGTGTCCATCAGATTCCAATAATTTCTGATCAACGCCTAAGTCTTGGACCATTTGCAATTCCACTGAGCCCTTTGAAGCGTCGCCAAGATTCTGATGTTTCAGTAATAAGCACACCGGGTGCCTCTTCGGGATCCATTGCTGTAATGCTTGAATCTCAGCTTGATGAGGACACAAGAATTGGAGGTTGGGTTGAGATGAAAAGTTCAGACAACAAGAATATGAAATGGGCTATAGCCGTCTCCGATGACTCCGAAGATGAATTTGGGTGGGGCTTGTGTTTAAGTGGAGCCACCGAGGGCTCCAATAGACTGAACCGTTTTCAAGTTGAATCTTACCTTAAGTTCAACGTCGGAAAGAGGTTCACTGTGAAGC
- the LOC116192608 gene encoding GDSL esterase/lipase At5g42170-like, protein MIPTCSLFHKTEFCAEPNLPDRIKPEIINFVRSSKMQNIQPMHHLVSWLLSRRIYIQVVLFAMGQIYQSQGLVVLPENVTVPAVFMFGDSIVDTGNNNHLKTVVRSNFPPYGRDFMGGRATGRFSDGKIPADLLVEEFGIKEVLPAFLDPSLTPEELPTGVNFASSGAGFDPLTSKLFSVISMSEQLRLFSEYKGQLKNLVGVTRADEIVANSMYLVASGSNDLAELYFHTPLQIPKYDIHSYTDLLITSASAFFQGLYKLGARRIAALGLEPLGCLPSQRTLSGGPNRVCVEHFNDAAKMFNSKLLSTMQVLRTTLPQVRFAYADGYGALMDIIRAPHEYGFDIVDRGCCGTGLVEVAFMCNRWIPGTCSNVSRYLFWDSYHPTERAYRIIFQKLIGKLVQDMFQQ, encoded by the exons ATGATTCCCACATGCTCTTTGTTTCACAAAACCGAATTCTGTGCGGAGCCTAATCTTCCTGATCGAATCAAACCCGAGATAATAAACTTTGTAAGATCTTCCAAGATGCAAAATATTCAGCCGATGCATCATCTTGTGTCCTGGCTCTTGTCAAGGAGAATCTATATACAAGTAGTCCTCTTTGCAATGGGTCAGATCTACCAGTCCCAAGGGCTGGTTGTACTGCCGGAAAATGTTACGGTTCCGGCGGTTTTCATGTTTGGGGATTCAATAGTCGACACTGGCAACAACAACCATCTCAAAACAGTGGTGCGGAGCAATTTCCCGCCCTATGGGCGAGATTTCATGGGAGGAAGGGCCACCGGGCGATTCAGCGATGGCAAGATTCCGGCCGACCTCTTGG TGGAAGAATTTGGAATCAAAGAAGTACTACCGGCATTCTTGGATCCTTCTCTGACTCCTGAAGAACTCCCGACGGGCGTCAACTTTGCATCGAGCGGTGCTGGTTTTGATCCGCTAACATCTAAGCTTTTC TCAGTTATATCAATGTCGGAGCAATTACGACTCTTCAGCGAGTACAAAGGACAGCTGAAAAACCTGGTCGGAGTGACAAGAGCGGATGAGATTGTCGCCAACAGCATGTACCTGGTGGCATCGGGGAGCAACGATCTCGCGGAACTGTATTTTCACACGCCTCTGCAGATACCAAAATACGATATTCATTCTTATACCGATCTTCTCATAACCTCAGCTTCAGCCTTCTTTCAg GGATTATACAAACTGGGAGCCCGGAGGATAGCGGCCTTGGGCTTGGAGCCTCTGGGGTGCTTGCCATCACAAAGAACACTCAGCGGAGGACCGAATAGAGTGTGCGTAGAGCATTTCAATGATGCCGCAAAGATGTTCAATTCAAAGCTCCTCTCGACCATGCAAGTCCTAAGGACGACTCTTCCTCAGGTGCGGTTTGCCTATGCCGACGGTTACGGTGCTCTGATGGATATCATCCGAGCTCCACATGAATACG GATTCGATATAGTGGACAGAGGGTGCTGCGGGACGGGATTGGTTGAAGTTGCCTTCATGTGCAACCGATGGATCCCCGGGACATGTTCGAACGTCTCGCGGTACCTGTTCTGGGACAGTTACCATCCCACAGAGAGAGCATACCGGattattttccaaaaattgATTGGGAAACTTGTCCAAGACATGTTCCAACAGTAG
- the LOC116212715 gene encoding protein FREE1 isoform X2, protein MQQGDYSSAPYYHPHYSSIPNPNPAPKHADHSPGPYASAPPFSTTGYSPADYGSYPSNYPPYPQNPDPVPPPAPTAPSYSSHPNPSPNLQPPTSFSPSLSQPPAPQAPSSFPGFESHGAYQPPAQQPPQSYYSSPAPSYDQPPPPQQVPPSYSAPISAAPNLNSNPISSMNPSSTNPPYSSMYPSSAPYNPPSHESPYHDSSKFDHGSSYIEDKYGRDDLYGDGVYAYQGGKAEPYGARGTAPKSSTWSAFDDYGRSISFPSSKESSSVSSPKIVRAVPKAEAQQDVKSGVQKFRVKLLPESGSQTMDVLCQIGLDGIKMLDPSTGRMLRIYPLENITRCDVIDSSIFAFWSKSSVDIEPRRIRLQSSSYTTNTILDIVTAATVQLKEMGGRSRPSDTPKINEQQMEKKKGLADWMNLIKPGNEEKDHWVPDEAVTKCTACGTDFGAFVRRHHCRNCGDIFCDKCTHGRIALTADENAQPVRVCDRCLAEVTQRLSNAKEAASKPVGLQSHEDLAKKLQEEMERNRRAGSSSKSEGSGRRMREVACPICTVHLQVQVPSSGSETIECGVCQHPFLVSAH, encoded by the exons ATGCAGCAGGGAGACTACAGCTCCGCTCCCTATTACCACCCTCACTACAGTAGCATCCCAAATCCCAATCCGGCCCCCAAACACGCCGATCACAGCCCCGGCCCCTACGCATCTGCCCCGCCGTTCTCCACCACCGGCTACTCCCCTGCCGATTACGGCAGCTACCCCTCCAATTACCCTCCTTACCCCCAGAATCCCGATCCCGTCCCTCCCCCAGCCCCAACCGCCCCTTCCTACTCCTCTCACCCGAACCCTAGCCCCAATCTGCAGCCACCGACCAGCTTCAGCCCTTCGCTGTCGCAGCCTCCCGCTCCTCAAGCTCCCTCTTCATTCCCTGGCTTCGAATCTCATGGCGCTTATCAGCCTCCAGCTCAGCAGCCACCGCAATCCTACTACTCATCGCCCGCGCCGTCCTATGATCAACCACCACCACCTCAACAGGTGCCACCCAGCTACTCTGCTCCGATCTCAGCTGCACCTAATCTTAACTCCAATCCGATCTCCAGTATGAACCCCAGCAGCACTAATCCCCCATACTCATCGATGTACCCCTCGTCAGCTCCATACAATCCACCTTCGCATGAATCACCTTACCATGATTCCTCAAAGTTCGATCATGGCAGCAGCTACATCGAAGACAAATACG GTCGAGATGATTTGTATGGAGACGGTGTCTATGCCTATCAAGGAGGCAAAGCGGAACCTTATGGAGCTCGAGGGACTGCTCCGAAGTCTTCGACTTGGTCGGCTTTTGATGATTATGGGAGGTCGATAAGTTTCCCTTCTTCAAAGGAGTCATCTTCGGTCAGTTCACCAAAGATTGTGCGGGCAGTTCCCAAGGCGGAGGCACAACAGGACGTCAAGAGTGGTGTCCAGAAGTTCCGTGTGAAGCTATTGCCTGAAAGTGGGTCCCAGACTATGGACGTTCTTTGCCAG ATTGGTCTGGATGGAATTAAAATGCTTGATCCTTCTACGGGTCGGATGTTAAGGATTTACCCGCTTGAGAACATAACGAGATGCGAC GTGATAGATTCTTCAATATTTGCATTTTGGTCCAAGAGCTCCGTGGATATTGAACCGAGAAGAATCAGGTTGCAATCAAGTAGTTACACCACTAACACTATTCTGGACATAGTGACAGCAGCAACTGTACAG CTCAAGGAGATGGGAGGAAGAAGCAGACCATCTGATACACCAAAGATAAATGAGCAGCaaatggagaaaaagaagGGTTTGGCTGattggatgaatttgataaAGCCCGGCAATGAAGAGAAAGATCATTGG GTTCCTGATGAAGCTGTTACAAAGTGTACAGCTTGTGGAACAGATTTTGGTGCTTTTGTTCGAAGG CATCATTGCAGGAACTGCGGAGATATTTTCTGTGACAAGTGTACACATGGTAGGATTGCTCTAACTGCTGATGAGAATGCTCAGCCAGTTAGAGTTTGCGACCGTTGTCTG GCCGAAGTAACACAGAGGCTGTCCAATGCAAAGGAGGCTGCCAGCAAACCGGTGGGCTTACAGAGTCACGAGGATCTTGCCAAAAAGCTTCAG GAGGAGATGGAAAGAAACCGCCGAGCTGGATCAA GCTCTAAGTCAGAGGGATCAGGAAGGAGAATGAGAGAAGTTGCATGTCCCATATGTACTGTTCATTTGCAG GTTCAGGTTCCCAGCTCGGGCTCCGAGACCATCGAGTGTGGGGTCTGTCAACATCCGTTCCTCGTCAGCGCTCATTGA
- the LOC116212715 gene encoding protein FREE1 isoform X1: MQQGDYSSAPYYHPHYSSIPNPNPAPKHADHSPGPYASAPPFSTTGYSPADYGSYPSNYPPYPQNPDPVPPPAPTAPSYSSHPNPSPNLQPPTSFSPSLSQPPAPQAPSSFPGFESHGAYQPPAQQPPQSYYSSPAPSYDQPPPPQQVPPSYSAPISAAPNLNSNPISSMNPSSTNPPYSSMYPSSAPYNPPSHESPYHDSSKFDHGSSYIEDKYGNYGRSRSSLGSELYGKQSDSSLYDSGRDDLYGDGVYAYQGGKAEPYGARGTAPKSSTWSAFDDYGRSISFPSSKESSSVSSPKIVRAVPKAEAQQDVKSGVQKFRVKLLPESGSQTMDVLCQIGLDGIKMLDPSTGRMLRIYPLENITRCDVIDSSIFAFWSKSSVDIEPRRIRLQSSSYTTNTILDIVTAATVQLKEMGGRSRPSDTPKINEQQMEKKKGLADWMNLIKPGNEEKDHWVPDEAVTKCTACGTDFGAFVRRHHCRNCGDIFCDKCTHGRIALTADENAQPVRVCDRCLAEVTQRLSNAKEAASKPVGLQSHEDLAKKLQEEMERNRRAGSSSKSEGSGRRMREVACPICTVHLQVQVPSSGSETIECGVCQHPFLVSAH; the protein is encoded by the exons ATGCAGCAGGGAGACTACAGCTCCGCTCCCTATTACCACCCTCACTACAGTAGCATCCCAAATCCCAATCCGGCCCCCAAACACGCCGATCACAGCCCCGGCCCCTACGCATCTGCCCCGCCGTTCTCCACCACCGGCTACTCCCCTGCCGATTACGGCAGCTACCCCTCCAATTACCCTCCTTACCCCCAGAATCCCGATCCCGTCCCTCCCCCAGCCCCAACCGCCCCTTCCTACTCCTCTCACCCGAACCCTAGCCCCAATCTGCAGCCACCGACCAGCTTCAGCCCTTCGCTGTCGCAGCCTCCCGCTCCTCAAGCTCCCTCTTCATTCCCTGGCTTCGAATCTCATGGCGCTTATCAGCCTCCAGCTCAGCAGCCACCGCAATCCTACTACTCATCGCCCGCGCCGTCCTATGATCAACCACCACCACCTCAACAGGTGCCACCCAGCTACTCTGCTCCGATCTCAGCTGCACCTAATCTTAACTCCAATCCGATCTCCAGTATGAACCCCAGCAGCACTAATCCCCCATACTCATCGATGTACCCCTCGTCAGCTCCATACAATCCACCTTCGCATGAATCACCTTACCATGATTCCTCAAAGTTCGATCATGGCAGCAGCTACATCGAAGACAAATACGGTAATTATGGCCGGAGCAGGTCCAGTTTGGGTTCGGAATTGTATGGGAAGCAATCAGATTCTTCCCTCTATGATTCAGGTCGAGATGATTTGTATGGAGACGGTGTCTATGCCTATCAAGGAGGCAAAGCGGAACCTTATGGAGCTCGAGGGACTGCTCCGAAGTCTTCGACTTGGTCGGCTTTTGATGATTATGGGAGGTCGATAAGTTTCCCTTCTTCAAAGGAGTCATCTTCGGTCAGTTCACCAAAGATTGTGCGGGCAGTTCCCAAGGCGGAGGCACAACAGGACGTCAAGAGTGGTGTCCAGAAGTTCCGTGTGAAGCTATTGCCTGAAAGTGGGTCCCAGACTATGGACGTTCTTTGCCAG ATTGGTCTGGATGGAATTAAAATGCTTGATCCTTCTACGGGTCGGATGTTAAGGATTTACCCGCTTGAGAACATAACGAGATGCGAC GTGATAGATTCTTCAATATTTGCATTTTGGTCCAAGAGCTCCGTGGATATTGAACCGAGAAGAATCAGGTTGCAATCAAGTAGTTACACCACTAACACTATTCTGGACATAGTGACAGCAGCAACTGTACAG CTCAAGGAGATGGGAGGAAGAAGCAGACCATCTGATACACCAAAGATAAATGAGCAGCaaatggagaaaaagaagGGTTTGGCTGattggatgaatttgataaAGCCCGGCAATGAAGAGAAAGATCATTGG GTTCCTGATGAAGCTGTTACAAAGTGTACAGCTTGTGGAACAGATTTTGGTGCTTTTGTTCGAAGG CATCATTGCAGGAACTGCGGAGATATTTTCTGTGACAAGTGTACACATGGTAGGATTGCTCTAACTGCTGATGAGAATGCTCAGCCAGTTAGAGTTTGCGACCGTTGTCTG GCCGAAGTAACACAGAGGCTGTCCAATGCAAAGGAGGCTGCCAGCAAACCGGTGGGCTTACAGAGTCACGAGGATCTTGCCAAAAAGCTTCAG GAGGAGATGGAAAGAAACCGCCGAGCTGGATCAA GCTCTAAGTCAGAGGGATCAGGAAGGAGAATGAGAGAAGTTGCATGTCCCATATGTACTGTTCATTTGCAG GTTCAGGTTCCCAGCTCGGGCTCCGAGACCATCGAGTGTGGGGTCTGTCAACATCCGTTCCTCGTCAGCGCTCATTGA
- the LOC116189288 gene encoding prostaglandin E synthase 2-like, with product MRLIKGLAAVGRAAGFDSSAAHRGLLRAAVCSTEYTSEPLRFCQKLRGPLELLAPPTPQAVAGTRFFAAAASSATQEVRRREPPQAEKYYPSDVVLYQYEACPFCNKVKAFLDYYKIPYKVVEVNPISKKEIKWSDYKKVPILKVDGKQMVDSSAIIDELFQKMHPDNFAEDEEENKWRGWVDNHLVHVLSPNIYRTPSEALESFDYITNHGNFSFTERLIAKYTGALAMYMVSKKLKKRHNIIDERGSLYEAAETWVNALKNRPYCGGVKPNLADLAVFGVLRPIRNLKSGKDMVENTRIGEWYGRMERAVGDSARAVAE from the exons ATGAGACTGATCAAAGGCCTCGCCGCCGTCGGCCGAGCTGCCGGATTCGACTCCTCCGCCGCTCACCGCGGCCTTCTCAGAGCTGCCGTTTGCAGCACAGAGTATACCTCTGAGCCGCTCCGGTTCTGTCAGAAGCTCCGTGGTCCGCTCGAGCTACTAGCTCCTCCTACCCCGCAAGCAGTCGCCGGAACTCGGTTTTTTGCGGCCGCAGCTTCGTCTGCGACGCAGGAGGTCCGCCGGAGGGAGCCTCCACAAGCTGAGAAGTATTATCCCAGCGATGTCGTTCTCTATCAGTACGAAGCGTGCCCTTTCTGCAACAAAGTGAAGG CATTTCTCGATTACTACAAGATCCCCTACAAAGTTGTGGAAGTGAATCCCATTAGTAAGAAGGAGATTAAATGGTCTGATTACAAGAAGGTGCCGATACTGAAGGTTGATGGGAAGCAGATGGTTGATTCTTCAG CTATCATTGATGAGCTGTTTCAGAAAATGCATCCCGATAACTTCGCGGAAGATGAGGAGGAAAACAAGTGGCGTGG GTGGGTAGATAATCATTTGGTTCATGTTCTATCACCAAACATATATAGAACACCTTCAGAGGCGCTCGAGTCATTTGACTATATCACCAACCATG GCAATTTCAGTTTCACGGAGAGGTTAATAGCAAAATATACTGGTGCGCTAGCTATGTACATGGTGTCCAAGAAACTGAAGAAGAGACACAACATTATTGATGAGCGTGGATCATTATATGAAGCTGCAGAAACCTGGGTCAATGCTCTGAAGAACCGGCCATATTGTG GTGGTGTGAAGCCTAATTTGGCTGATCTCGCTGTCTTTGGGGTCCTGAGGCCAATTCGTAACCTCAAGTCGGGCAAGGATATGGTAGAGAACACTCGCATTGGGGAATGGTACGGTCGGATGGAGAGAGCAGTTGGTGATTCAGCTAGAGCAGTCGCGGAATAG
- the LOC116189298 gene encoding uncharacterized protein LOC116189298 — MSRCFPYTPPGYVKSGARGGEGSIGSIKLQKEKTKTDSERRKEKKQLKKEQKELLRKQTDVHHGKSKKLSDKKSLHDENMYPSACIANLSDDSSRSGLSEEHDQPVPENHFYLSDGTDSSKKRKLDAPSLTTVQSGNKIRIRFNLKRHNNPEAPLGQEPSCSTSTSAQVDPLVHRQCKTIITHVEADALVHPPCKTINTHVQEKSAPTANLKLTIGRRDVPTEHKKEESSIESLYKALLGDWSAPPISTEREDPDDQEWLFGTKRQEKSPKRLKSETLADASCPIKNGDLWPRAHYLPDVEIFALPYTVPF; from the exons ATGTCTCGGTGCTTCCCCTATACGCCTCCAGGGTACGTTAAGAGCGGAGCCCGCGGTGGTGAAGGATCGATCGGATCGATTAAG CTCCAGAAGGAAAAAACCAAGACTGATTCAGAaaggagaaaggaaaagaaacagCTAAAGAAGGAGCAAAAGGAACTCCTGAGGAAACAAACGGATGTACATCATGGCAAATCCAAGAAACTCAGCGACAAGAAATCCTTACATGACGAGAACATGTATCCTTCAGCTTGCATCGCGAATCTTAGCGATGACTCATCTAGAAGTGGGCTGTCAGAAGAGCATGACCAACCCGTGCCTGAGAACCACTTCTACCTCTCCGATGGGACTGACAGCAGCAAGAAACGAAAGTTGGATGCCCCAAGTCTTACCACAGTACAGAGTG GAAACAAGATTCGAATTCGCTTCAACTTAAAACGACACAATAATCCCGAAGCACCTCTTGGGCAAGAACCTTCGTGCTCGACTTCTACCTCTGCACAGGTTGATCCTCTTGTGCATCGTCAGTGCAAGACTATCATTACCCATGTTGAGGCTGATGCTCTAGTTCATCCTCCATGTAAGACTATCAATACCCACGTCCAGGAGAAGTCTGCCCCCACTGCCAACCTAAAGTTGACAATAGGAAGAAGGGATGTTCCTACCGAACACAAGAAAGAGGAGTCATCTATTGAGTCCCTGTACAAAGCTCTCCTCGGGGACTGGTCTGCACCTCCTATTTCTACAGAGCGGGAAGACCCGGATGATCAGGAATGGCTCTTCGGGACGAAGCGGCAAGAGAAATCTCCCAAGAGATTGAAGTCAGAAACTCTTGCTGATGCATCATGTCCGATCAAGAATGGCGATTTGTGGCCTAGAGCTCATTACCTGCCTGATGTAGAGATTTTTGCCTTACCGTATACTGTcccattttga